Proteins from a genomic interval of Treponema succinifaciens DSM 2489:
- a CDS encoding integron integrase — translation MQVLIQPYGKSEISLSFLSGFTEPVLNAVRRLPNRRYEPSQRIWIIPDSQECIDSLLQNLYLTGLFTYEDVNENQNYPRNTNDELINDYVQNETKKLEEVLKVRHYSKCTIDRYKKWVQLFLTQNSASESNCNNQSAQKEINEYLKFLALKKNVSASTQNQALAALLFYYRFVKNEPMEKLTNVVHAKKKTRIPVVFSRQEVSKIIGNLTGTKKLIAKLLYGTGLRLNEALSLRILDLDFDRNEIIVRHGKGDKDRHVMIPRTLICELKSHIENLRKIHEEDLKAGFGSVKLPQALSDKYQGGSKEFKWQWLFPQKNRWKNPQTGEEGRWHLDESLMQRAVKQAILEAGINKNASCHTFRHSFATHLLENGYDIRTIQELLGHSDVSTTMIYTHVLNRGAGGVISPLDKM, via the coding sequence ATGCAAGTATTAATACAGCCATATGGCAAATCTGAGATTTCTCTATCGTTTCTGTCTGGTTTTACAGAACCTGTATTAAATGCTGTACGAAGGCTTCCCAACCGCAGGTACGAACCCTCACAAAGAATCTGGATTATACCGGATAGTCAGGAATGTATCGATTCGCTCTTACAGAATCTCTACTTAACGGGGCTTTTCACTTATGAGGATGTTAATGAAAATCAGAATTATCCGAGAAATACAAACGACGAATTAATTAATGATTATGTTCAAAATGAAACAAAAAAACTTGAAGAAGTGTTGAAGGTTCGTCATTATTCAAAATGTACAATTGACCGCTATAAAAAATGGGTTCAACTTTTTCTTACTCAAAATAGTGCATCGGAAAGCAATTGTAATAATCAGTCTGCACAGAAAGAAATAAATGAATATTTAAAGTTTCTGGCACTAAAAAAGAATGTCAGTGCATCAACGCAGAATCAGGCTCTCGCAGCGCTTCTTTTCTATTATAGATTTGTAAAAAATGAGCCTATGGAAAAATTAACGAATGTTGTCCATGCAAAGAAAAAAACAAGAATTCCTGTTGTCTTTAGCCGGCAGGAAGTTTCTAAAATCATTGGAAATCTGACAGGAACAAAAAAACTTATAGCAAAGCTTCTTTATGGAACCGGACTGAGACTAAATGAGGCTTTGTCGCTTAGAATCTTAGATTTAGATTTTGACAGAAATGAAATAATTGTTCGTCACGGAAAAGGCGACAAAGACCGCCATGTAATGATTCCCCGAACGCTCATTTGCGAATTAAAATCTCATATAGAAAATTTACGAAAAATTCACGAAGAAGATTTAAAGGCTGGTTTTGGCTCCGTAAAACTTCCCCAGGCTCTTTCTGATAAGTATCAGGGCGGAAGCAAGGAATTTAAATGGCAATGGCTTTTTCCACAAAAAAATAGATGGAAAAATCCCCAGACAGGTGAGGAAGGCAGATGGCATTTAGATGAATCACTTATGCAGCGTGCCGTAAAACAAGCCATTTTGGAAGCTGGCATCAATAAAAACGCAAGTTGCCACACCTTTCGTCATTCTTTTGCAACTCACTTGCTGGAAAACGGATACGATATAAGGACAATCCAGGAGCTTCTTGGTCACAGCGATGTGAGTACCACAATGATTTATACCCATGTCCTAAATCGCGGAGCCGGTGGTGTAATAAGTCCTCTGGATAAAATGTAA
- a CDS encoding DUF6998 domain-containing protein — translation MTLTENILKLFEIVNDLRKNFPNKEFTLDGRLVGDIGEILVQENYDVHLYSTLEKTYDGYDSYNRKVQIKATFKDKLSFPCNKSEVPDYYIGIKINSDGSFEEIYNGKGSYIWELVKSRQKTKTSSFQISVSSLKKLNDSVDVFDKIEEKNNKMSEDSIGSSMYTIGERKNNKYLKEIDISILTDSIMEKYSKQLDYCNLDKEALEGKYYDRKGWVYYGEGPFHCFDLQIKELVKN, via the coding sequence ATGACTTTAACAGAAAATATTTTGAAACTATTCGAAATAGTTAATGATTTAAGGAAGAATTTTCCAAATAAAGAATTTACTTTAGATGGTCGTTTAGTTGGCGATATTGGCGAAATCTTAGTTCAAGAAAATTATGATGTTCATTTATATTCTACTTTAGAAAAAACATACGATGGCTATGATTCGTATAATAGAAAAGTTCAAATAAAGGCAACATTTAAAGATAAACTAAGTTTTCCTTGCAATAAAAGTGAAGTTCCTGATTATTACATTGGGATAAAAATTAATTCTGATGGGTCCTTTGAGGAAATTTACAATGGAAAAGGTTCTTATATTTGGGAATTAGTAAAAAGTCGACAAAAGACAAAAACTTCTTCTTTTCAAATTAGTGTTTCATCTCTGAAAAAATTAAATGATAGTGTTGATGTTTTTGATAAAATTGAAGAAAAAAATAATAAAATGAGCGAAGATTCTATTGGTTCATCAATGTATACAATTGGAGAAAGAAAAAACAATAAATATTTGAAAGAAATAGATATCTCTATACTTACTGATTCTATTATGGAAAAATATAGTAAACAGTTAGATTACTGTAATTTAGATAAAGAAGCTTTGGAGGGGAAATATTATGATAGAAAAGGATGGGTTTATTATGGAGAAGGTCCGTTCCATTGTTTTGATTTACAGATTAAAGAACTTGTAAAAAATTAG
- a CDS encoding IS110 family transposase: protein MKIITQNEKILYIGIDVHKDTYSLCSFDFHKNELSDEMTIKATTKAVIKYLEAIKKKHTEKFFKWIKTVQFSEKWMQEAFNEYLAEVYSLKAKIELMDMKIREIAELEIIKDKVDKLVCFSGIDITTAVETVVEIHDFTRFATAAQFVSYLGLCPGEDSSGKTKNMLPLTKAGNCRIRALFCESAKAIKRTNPYGQKSKRILERQKNASPEIVAYADKATKRIRTKMRHLEERGKNYNVSSAAGARELACFVWGMMNGKTA from the coding sequence ATGAAAATTATAACACAAAACGAAAAGATTTTGTATATTGGGATTGATGTTCACAAGGACACCTATTCACTTTGCAGCTTTGATTTTCACAAGAATGAACTTTCTGATGAAATGACAATCAAGGCAACAACGAAAGCTGTAATAAAATACCTGGAGGCAATAAAGAAAAAGCACACTGAAAAATTCTTCAAATGGATAAAGACCGTTCAGTTCTCAGAAAAATGGATGCAGGAGGCTTTCAATGAGTATCTTGCGGAAGTTTACAGTCTGAAAGCAAAAATTGAATTGATGGATATGAAAATCAGAGAAATTGCAGAGCTAGAAATCATAAAGGATAAGGTTGATAAGCTTGTGTGTTTCTCAGGTATTGATATAACTACAGCTGTGGAAACAGTCGTGGAAATCCATGATTTTACAAGATTTGCGACGGCAGCTCAGTTCGTAAGTTATCTTGGTCTTTGTCCTGGAGAAGATTCCAGCGGAAAGACTAAGAATATGCTTCCGCTCACCAAGGCAGGAAACTGCAGAATCAGAGCGCTGTTTTGCGAGTCGGCGAAGGCAATAAAACGGACGAATCCTTACGGACAAAAATCAAAGAGGATTCTTGAAAGACAAAAGAATGCAAGTCCTGAAATTGTGGCGTATGCGGATAAGGCAACAAAACGAATCAGAACGAAGATGAGGCATCTTGAAGAACGTGGAAAAAATTACAACGTATCTTCAGCGGCTGGAGCAAGAGAGCTTGCATGTTTTGTCTGGGGAATGATGAACGGAAAAACAGCTTAG